One Roseimaritima multifibrata DNA window includes the following coding sequences:
- a CDS encoding toprim domain-containing protein, with amino-acid sequence MNINQAKQLPLSDVLERLGHAPTYRRGNELWYCSPLRNEAEPSFKINDRNQWYDFATGKHGDVLDLIQELNKLHTVKEALVELRRLIGEPMPQRAAVKKVIATRQASIPEITSVEPLRSHSLIRYLKSRGLDDPASRKQLREIRYTRDGKEYFAIGFANDRDCYELRTSRFKGSLGSKAISTRNPGSESVAVFEGFTDYLTAISRHLLSSNDTAVVMNSASLKEATVEQIVKLSPNQVTLWLDHDATGRQATNDLTAMLGARLPDTSVVDRSEIYVGYEDLNAFHTASLTGPIR; translated from the coding sequence ATGAATATCAATCAAGCGAAACAACTGCCGCTAAGCGATGTGCTTGAGCGACTCGGGCATGCTCCCACCTATCGGCGTGGAAACGAACTGTGGTATTGCAGCCCGCTCCGTAACGAAGCTGAGCCCTCGTTCAAAATCAACGACCGCAATCAATGGTATGACTTTGCCACTGGCAAACATGGGGACGTGCTGGATTTGATTCAGGAACTAAACAAACTTCATACCGTCAAAGAAGCCCTGGTGGAGCTTCGCCGCCTGATTGGTGAACCAATGCCTCAGCGGGCGGCAGTAAAAAAGGTGATAGCGACCCGTCAGGCCTCAATCCCCGAAATTACAAGCGTTGAACCACTTCGGTCACACTCGCTGATTCGGTATCTGAAGTCTCGCGGGCTGGATGACCCGGCAAGTCGAAAACAACTTCGCGAAATTCGCTACACCCGTGACGGCAAGGAATACTTCGCGATTGGCTTCGCTAACGATCGCGATTGCTACGAACTTCGTACCAGTCGCTTCAAAGGTTCACTCGGCAGCAAGGCGATCAGTACGCGAAATCCAGGTTCTGAATCCGTTGCCGTGTTCGAAGGATTTACCGACTACTTGACCGCGATCAGCCGCCACCTACTGTCCAGTAATGATACTGCGGTCGTGATGAATTCGGCTTCATTGAAAGAGGCCACCGTTGAGCAGATAGTGAAGCTCAGCCCAAACCAAGTGACGCTATGGCTCGATCACGACGCGACTGGCAGGCAAGCGACCAATGACTTGACAGCAATGTTAGGTGCCAGGCTACCAGATACATCGGTAGTCGATCGCTCGGAAATCTATGTTGGTTACGAGGATCTAAATGCGTTTCACACCGCTTCCCTCACGGGCCCAATTCGCTAA
- a CDS encoding ParA family protein, with protein sequence MTIIAVANTKGGVGKSTTAVHLAAWLHEQGHSVLLADCDTQHSSSQWVREACPDVKTVVLDKPNDILNELPALAQDVDFLVADGPGSQTETSRALLLRADLAIVPCKASLLEIRALSKATEVLRQAQDIRGGLPRAVIVLSMVRKNYRLTRDMIEAAAALNLPMADTPLVLRQIYADAPGQGAVVWQMGSKTKDASQEVHRLFCEILPDAVRKKATKKSKARVSA encoded by the coding sequence ATGACAATCATCGCAGTAGCAAACACCAAAGGCGGAGTCGGGAAATCAACAACCGCAGTTCATCTGGCAGCCTGGCTGCATGAACAAGGGCACAGCGTCCTGCTTGCCGATTGTGACACTCAGCATAGTTCCAGCCAGTGGGTTCGCGAAGCGTGCCCGGATGTGAAAACCGTTGTACTGGACAAGCCGAACGACATTCTTAATGAGTTGCCTGCTTTGGCTCAAGACGTTGACTTTCTTGTCGCGGATGGCCCCGGAAGCCAGACCGAAACGAGTAGGGCACTTCTGCTGAGAGCCGATTTGGCGATTGTTCCATGCAAGGCTTCACTGCTTGAAATACGAGCCCTTTCCAAAGCTACCGAAGTGCTACGGCAGGCCCAAGACATTCGCGGCGGCCTACCAAGGGCTGTCATCGTGCTTAGCATGGTGAGGAAGAACTATCGACTGACCCGTGACATGATTGAAGCGGCGGCCGCACTTAATCTCCCGATGGCTGATACCCCGCTCGTTCTACGGCAGATTTATGCAGACGCTCCGGGGCAGGGTGCAGTGGTTTGGCAGATGGGGTCTAAGACGAAAGACGCCTCTCAAGAAGTTCACCGGTTGTTCTGCGAGATTCTTCCCGACGCGGTTCGAAAAAAGGCGACGAAGAAGTCGAAAGCGAGGGTTTCCGCATGA
- a CDS encoding ankyrin repeat domain-containing protein, giving the protein MLPEYELIQSIQEGRNSGIDEAISKGATVDARSLSGLTVLEVAQKYGRFNTGRELIKRGADIHQIIGQNGDTLLHRAARTGDIGFTTLLLESGADPDAVNTAGKSPLHYAANGGFQYLAHELIRAGASVDLATPAGDTALHFAAKKGHVPMIRSLLDPAADADAFAKNNTGYTPLHEAAAAGKTEAVTLLIDKSRIGSHAKATLLPRIRRAAELHGHLDTAQAILAAEASASPSSSFRSSTDDSTGIDR; this is encoded by the coding sequence ATGTTACCAGAGTATGAACTGATTCAATCCATCCAAGAGGGACGTAATAGCGGCATCGACGAGGCAATCTCGAAGGGGGCTACTGTCGACGCACGTAGCCTCTCGGGACTGACGGTTCTGGAAGTCGCACAGAAATATGGGCGGTTCAACACCGGACGCGAACTGATCAAACGCGGTGCTGACATACACCAAATAATCGGCCAGAACGGCGACACTCTTTTACATCGGGCCGCACGAACAGGCGATATCGGCTTCACCACTCTTCTGCTTGAAAGTGGTGCGGATCCTGATGCAGTCAATACTGCGGGAAAATCGCCGCTCCATTACGCTGCAAACGGCGGGTTCCAGTATCTGGCTCATGAATTGATTCGAGCCGGTGCGTCTGTCGATCTGGCAACGCCGGCGGGCGACACAGCATTGCACTTTGCGGCCAAGAAAGGTCATGTTCCGATGATTCGGTCACTGCTTGATCCCGCTGCAGACGCGGATGCTTTTGCCAAGAACAACACTGGTTACACACCATTGCACGAAGCGGCGGCAGCAGGCAAGACGGAAGCCGTAACGCTTTTGATCGATAAAAGTCGAATCGGCTCCCACGCCAAGGCAACATTACTGCCAAGGATACGCCGGGCTGCGGAATTGCACGGGCACTTGGATACAGCCCAGGCCATTCTTGCCGCTGAAGCCAGTGCATCCCCCTCCTCATCCTTCCGAAGCTCGACGGACGATTCTACTGGAATCGATCGCTAA
- a CDS encoding DUF6876 family protein, translated as MTITSSFSKADLQQFTGDDLRYRTLNRSVIYTPGIKYLAENAQAYWLIDAIASYFVGPEMRNAMKRDDRLQSLQFWRLEVTDEQTASLYAVADKGLKPFIAQAIDFTDFPFDCIDVWAGFDGTYWTLYLPSEH; from the coding sequence ATGACAATTACGAGCTCCTTCTCAAAAGCAGATCTTCAGCAATTTACTGGCGACGACCTTCGCTACCGGACGCTGAACCGATCGGTGATCTATACGCCGGGCATCAAGTACCTTGCAGAGAACGCCCAGGCCTACTGGCTAATCGACGCTATTGCTTCGTATTTCGTTGGCCCGGAAATGCGAAACGCAATGAAACGGGACGACCGGTTGCAGTCCCTCCAATTTTGGAGACTTGAAGTCACCGACGAACAGACAGCCAGTCTGTACGCCGTAGCCGACAAGGGACTGAAGCCATTCATCGCGCAGGCGATTGACTTCACTGACTTTCCGTTCGATTGCATCGACGTTTGGGCAGGCTTCGACGGAACGTACTGGACATTGTATTTGCCGTCTGAGCACTGA